A window from Streptomyces sp. NBC_00271 encodes these proteins:
- a CDS encoding TetR/AcrR family transcriptional regulator, giving the protein MTSVEEPARPVGRIRDAARTKAEILDVATQEFSRAGFAGARVDEIAARTRTTKRMIYYYFGGKEQLFTAVLERAYSAIRRAEQDLDVEHLDPVAAIRRLAELTFDHHEAHPDFIRLVSIENIHEAEHIAASEELGKIGSPALEVIRRILETGRKSGLFTADVDAVDLHAMISSFCFFRVSNRHTFGALFGRDLVAPDQREHYRTMLGDMVIAYLTADRTED; this is encoded by the coding sequence ATGACCAGCGTCGAAGAACCTGCACGGCCCGTCGGGCGCATCCGCGACGCCGCCCGGACCAAGGCCGAGATTCTCGACGTGGCGACCCAGGAGTTCTCCCGCGCCGGCTTCGCCGGTGCCCGCGTCGACGAGATCGCCGCCCGCACCCGCACCACCAAGCGGATGATCTATTACTACTTCGGCGGCAAGGAGCAGCTGTTCACGGCCGTTCTGGAGCGCGCGTACTCCGCGATCCGGAGGGCCGAACAGGATCTGGACGTCGAGCACTTGGACCCGGTCGCGGCCATCCGCAGGCTCGCCGAGCTGACCTTCGACCACCATGAGGCGCATCCGGACTTCATCCGGCTGGTCAGCATCGAGAACATCCACGAGGCGGAGCACATAGCGGCGTCCGAGGAACTCGGGAAGATCGGTTCGCCCGCGCTGGAGGTGATCCGCCGCATCCTGGAGACCGGCCGGAAGTCGGGGCTGTTCACGGCCGACGTCGACGCCGTGGACCTGCACGCGATGATCAGCTCGTTCTGCTTCTTCCGGGTCTCCAACCGGCATACCTTCGGCGCCCTCTTCGGCCGTGACCTGGTCGCCCCCGACCAGCGGGAGCACTACCGGACCATGCTCGGCGACATGGTCATCGCCTATCTGACGGCGGACCGCACGGAGGACTGA
- a CDS encoding MFS transporter, with amino-acid sequence MSVPAVPLDAPPGQPRKAAMAAWIGSALEYYDFFIYGSAAALIFPKVFFDESDPATATLLSLATFGVAYAARPVGALFLGHFGDRVGRKKIMVFTLILMGLSTFLIGCLPTRAQVGGLAPVLLVLCRVLQGISAAGEQASANSMTLEHAPPHRRGFFTSFTLSGTQGGQLLATLVFLPVAALPEDQLLSWGWRVPFWASVAVAVVGYVIRRTLQETPAFTQQAASEGVPKLPLLVLLREHWADVLRVVAGALIASVSTIFTVWALAYGTSDSVGLSRTQMLWVGALANIVALGAIPAWATLSDRIGRRPVFLIGAAGSAVLMFAYLWAISTGSYPLVLLFGILAFGVVYSAANGVWPSFYGEMFSTRVRLSGMAIGTQIGFAVAGFAVTFAAQIAGPGGDDWSSVALFTAALCVPPVLAALTARETHTVPTEQLGERAPQDAAKHEAVTA; translated from the coding sequence GTGTCTGTCCCCGCCGTCCCGCTCGACGCGCCACCCGGCCAGCCCCGGAAGGCCGCCATGGCCGCCTGGATCGGCAGCGCCCTGGAGTACTACGACTTCTTCATCTACGGCAGCGCCGCGGCCCTGATCTTCCCGAAGGTCTTCTTCGACGAGTCGGACCCGGCCACCGCGACCCTCCTCTCGCTGGCCACGTTCGGCGTCGCGTATGCGGCCCGCCCGGTCGGCGCGCTCTTCCTCGGCCACTTCGGCGACCGAGTCGGCCGTAAGAAGATCATGGTCTTCACGCTGATCCTGATGGGCCTGTCGACGTTCCTCATCGGCTGTCTGCCCACCCGCGCCCAGGTCGGCGGCCTCGCCCCGGTCCTGCTGGTGCTCTGCCGCGTCCTCCAGGGCATCTCCGCGGCCGGTGAGCAGGCGAGCGCCAACTCCATGACGCTGGAGCACGCGCCGCCCCACCGCCGGGGCTTCTTCACCAGCTTCACCCTCAGCGGCACCCAGGGCGGCCAGCTCCTGGCGACCCTGGTGTTCCTGCCGGTCGCCGCGCTGCCCGAGGACCAACTGCTCTCCTGGGGCTGGCGCGTGCCGTTCTGGGCGAGCGTCGCGGTCGCCGTGGTCGGCTATGTCATCCGCCGCACGCTCCAGGAGACGCCGGCCTTCACCCAGCAGGCCGCGAGCGAGGGCGTTCCCAAGCTGCCGCTCCTCGTGCTCCTCCGCGAGCACTGGGCGGACGTCCTGCGGGTCGTGGCGGGCGCCCTGATCGCCTCGGTCAGCACGATCTTCACGGTCTGGGCGCTGGCGTACGGCACGAGCGACTCGGTCGGGCTGTCGCGCACGCAGATGCTGTGGGTGGGCGCGCTCGCCAACATCGTGGCCCTCGGCGCGATCCCCGCCTGGGCCACGCTCTCCGACCGGATCGGCCGCCGTCCGGTCTTTCTGATCGGCGCCGCGGGCAGCGCCGTGCTGATGTTCGCCTACCTGTGGGCCATCTCGACCGGCTCGTACCCCCTCGTCCTGCTCTTCGGCATCCTCGCCTTCGGTGTCGTGTACAGCGCGGCCAACGGTGTCTGGCCGTCCTTCTACGGCGAGATGTTCTCCACCCGCGTCCGGCTCTCCGGTATGGCGATCGGCACGCAGATCGGCTTCGCCGTCGCCGGGTTCGCGGTCACCTTCGCCGCGCAGATCGCGGGGCCGGGCGGCGACGACTGGTCGTCCGTGGCACTGTTCACCGCGGCGCTGTGCGTCCCGCCGGTGCTCGCCGCGCTCACCGCCCGCGAGACGCACACGGTGCCGACGGAGCAACTGGGCGAGCGGGCGCCCCAGGACGCCGCGAAGCACGAGGCCGTGACCGCCTGA
- the gnd gene encoding phosphogluconate dehydrogenase (NAD(+)-dependent, decarboxylating) has protein sequence MQLGLIGLGKMGGNMRERIRRAGHTVVGYDRNPEVSDVGSLTELVSALEGPRVVWVMVPAGAATQSTIDQLGELLEPGDTVVDGGNSRWTDDEKHAEELAAKGIGFVDAGVSGGVWGLKNGYALMVGGDAENIAKVQPIFDALKPEGDAGFVHAGKVGAGHFSKMVHNGIEYAMMQAYAEGWELLEKVHSVTDVREVFRSWQEGTVIRSWLLDLAVNALDDDEHLEKLRGYADDSGEGRWTVEAAIDNAVPLPAITASLFARFASRQDDSPQMKMIAALRNQFGGHAVEAAK, from the coding sequence ATGCAGCTCGGACTCATCGGCCTCGGCAAGATGGGCGGCAACATGCGCGAGCGGATCCGCCGCGCGGGCCACACGGTCGTCGGCTACGACCGCAACCCCGAGGTCTCGGACGTGGGCAGCCTCACCGAACTCGTGAGCGCGCTCGAAGGCCCGCGCGTGGTGTGGGTGATGGTCCCCGCCGGCGCCGCCACGCAGTCCACCATCGACCAGCTCGGCGAGCTCCTGGAGCCCGGTGACACCGTCGTCGACGGCGGCAACTCCCGCTGGACCGACGACGAGAAGCACGCGGAGGAACTGGCCGCCAAGGGCATCGGGTTCGTCGACGCGGGCGTCTCCGGCGGCGTCTGGGGCCTCAAGAACGGCTACGCGCTGATGGTCGGCGGCGACGCCGAGAACATCGCCAAGGTGCAGCCGATCTTCGACGCCCTCAAGCCCGAGGGTGACGCCGGCTTCGTGCACGCCGGCAAGGTCGGCGCGGGCCACTTCTCCAAGATGGTCCACAACGGCATCGAGTACGCCATGATGCAGGCCTACGCCGAGGGCTGGGAGCTCCTGGAGAAGGTCCACTCCGTCACCGACGTGCGCGAGGTCTTCCGCTCCTGGCAGGAAGGCACCGTCATCCGCTCCTGGCTGCTCGACCTCGCCGTCAACGCGCTGGACGACGACGAGCACCTGGAGAAGCTGCGCGGCTACGCGGACGACTCCGGCGAGGGCCGCTGGACCGTCGAGGCGGCCATCGACAACGCCGTCCCGCTGCCCGCCATCACCGCCTCCCTCTTCGCCCGGTTCGCCTCCCGCCAGGACGACTCCCCGCAGATGAAGATGATCGCGGCACTGCGCAACCAGTTCGGCGGCCACGCCGTCGAGGCGGCGAAGTAG
- the pgi gene encoding glucose-6-phosphate isomerase, with the protein MPDSPKLTRRPEWVALEDHRADGLLHPRLRELFAADPARAERYVVRVGDLRIDYSKHLITDETLALLQELATATDVFGLRDAMFRGERINVTEDRAVLHTALRAPRNAVIEVDGENVVPGVHAVLDKMADFAERVRSGEWTGHTGKRIKNVVNIGIGGSDLGPAMAYEALRAFTDRSLTVRFVSNVDGADLHEAVRDLDPAETLFIIASKTFTTIETITNATSARTWLLDRFDGDEKAVAKHFVALSTNAGKVSDFGIDTANMFGFWDWVGGRYSFDSAIGLSLMIAIGPDRFRELLDGFRLVDEHFRTAPAEANAPLLLGLLGVWYGNFFDAQSHAVLPYSHYLSKFTAYLQQLDMESNGKSVDREGDPVEWQTGPVVWGTPGTNGQHAYYQLIHQGTKLIPADFIGFANPVDELEPELAAQHDLLMANFFAQTQALAFGKTPDEVRAEGVPEELVPHKTFKGNHPTTTILASELTPSVLGQLIALYEHKVFVQGAIWNIDSFDQWGVELGKVLAKRVEPALTEGADVPGLDPSTAALVAAYRTLRKK; encoded by the coding sequence ATGCCTGACTCCCCCAAGCTCACGCGGCGTCCGGAGTGGGTGGCCCTGGAGGACCACCGCGCGGACGGTCTGCTCCACCCGCGGCTGCGTGAGCTGTTCGCCGCCGATCCCGCCCGCGCCGAGCGCTATGTCGTGCGGGTCGGCGATCTGCGGATCGACTACTCCAAGCATCTGATCACGGACGAGACCCTCGCCCTCCTCCAGGAACTGGCCACCGCCACCGACGTGTTCGGGCTGCGGGACGCGATGTTCCGCGGCGAGAGGATCAACGTCACCGAGGACAGGGCGGTGCTGCACACCGCCCTGCGGGCCCCGCGGAACGCGGTGATCGAGGTCGACGGGGAGAACGTCGTCCCTGGCGTGCACGCCGTGCTCGACAAGATGGCCGACTTCGCCGAGCGGGTCCGTTCGGGTGAGTGGACCGGTCACACCGGCAAGCGCATCAAGAACGTCGTGAACATCGGTATCGGCGGCTCCGACCTCGGTCCGGCGATGGCGTACGAGGCGCTGCGGGCCTTCACCGACCGCTCGCTGACCGTGCGGTTCGTGTCGAACGTGGACGGCGCCGATCTGCACGAGGCCGTCCGCGACCTCGACCCGGCCGAGACGCTGTTCATCATCGCCTCGAAGACGTTCACCACGATCGAGACGATCACCAACGCCACCTCGGCGCGGACCTGGCTGCTGGACAGGTTCGACGGCGACGAGAAGGCCGTCGCCAAGCACTTCGTGGCGCTGTCGACGAACGCCGGGAAGGTGTCGGACTTCGGCATCGACACGGCCAACATGTTCGGGTTCTGGGACTGGGTCGGCGGACGCTACTCCTTCGACTCGGCGATCGGCCTGTCGTTGATGATCGCGATCGGCCCGGACCGGTTCCGGGAGCTGCTCGACGGGTTCAGGCTCGTCGACGAGCACTTCCGTACGGCTCCCGCCGAGGCCAACGCGCCTTTGCTGCTGGGCCTGTTGGGCGTCTGGTACGGCAACTTCTTCGACGCCCAGTCGCACGCCGTACTGCCGTACTCGCACTACCTGTCCAAGTTCACCGCCTACCTGCAGCAGTTGGACATGGAGTCCAACGGCAAGTCGGTGGACCGCGAAGGCGACCCGGTGGAATGGCAGACCGGTCCGGTGGTGTGGGGCACACCCGGCACCAACGGGCAGCACGCCTACTACCAGCTCATCCACCAGGGCACGAAGCTGATCCCGGCCGACTTCATTGGCTTCGCCAACCCGGTCGACGAGCTGGAGCCCGAACTCGCCGCCCAGCACGACCTGTTGATGGCGAACTTCTTCGCGCAGACCCAGGCCCTCGCCTTCGGCAAGACGCCCGACGAGGTGCGCGCCGAGGGCGTGCCCGAGGAACTGGTCCCGCACAAGACGTTCAAGGGCAACCACCCGACGACGACGATCCTCGCGAGCGAGCTGACGCCGTCGGTCCTCGGCCAGCTCATCGCCCTCTACGAGCACAAGGTGTTCGTCCAGGGCGCGATCTGGAACATCGACTCCTTCGACCAGTGGGGCGTCGAACTCGGCAAGGTCCTCGCCAAGCGCGTCGAACCCGCGCTCACCGAAGGCGCCGACGTGCCCGGCCTCGACCCCTCCACCGCCGCCCTCGTGGCCGCGTACCGCACCCTCCGAAAGAAGTGA
- a CDS encoding bifunctional sugar phosphate isomerase/epimerase/4-hydroxyphenylpyruvate dioxygenase family protein → MRTSIATVSLSGSLTEKLTAAGRAGFDGVEIFENDLLASPLTPEEIRARTADLGLSIDLYQPMRDIEAVPEEEFARNLRRARHKFELMRRLGTDTVLVCSSVSPLAVDDDALAADQLRRLADLAQDFGMRVAYEALAWGRHVSTYDHAWSIVEAADHPALGTCLDSFHILARGGDPKGIEDIPGEKIFFLQLADAPLMAMDVLQWSRHYRCFPGQGGFDIAGFLGHVLRAGYRGPLSLEVFNDVFRQAEAGPTAVDARRSLLVLQEATGLAAPPAPVVPTGVAFAELVTPDVEPVTALLGALGFTRRARHRSKPVDLWQQGEARVLVNTGPAARRDGTSLAAVGLESPDPAAAARRAESLLAPVLPRRRAPEDAPLDAVAAPDGTELFFCVTDRSGHPELARWTGDFVPVPHERLPQHVARIDHLALTQPWHQFDEAALFHRSVLGLSAQDSVDVADPYGLHRSRAVTNADGSVRIALGVGPAPTDEGARAQHIALATDDVVTAARRFREAGGRLLAMPANYYDDLAARYEFADGEPETYRELGILYDRDAEGEFRHCYTETVGRVFFELVQRDGGYRGYGAQNAPVRLAAQHLPRRAGR, encoded by the coding sequence GTGCGTACGTCCATTGCCACTGTCTCGCTCAGTGGGTCCCTGACCGAGAAGCTCACGGCTGCGGGACGGGCCGGGTTCGACGGGGTGGAGATCTTCGAGAACGATCTGCTCGCGAGCCCCCTCACCCCCGAGGAGATCCGGGCCCGCACCGCGGACCTCGGTCTGAGCATCGACCTGTACCAGCCGATGCGGGACATCGAAGCGGTGCCCGAAGAAGAGTTCGCCCGCAATCTGCGCCGCGCCCGGCACAAGTTCGAACTCATGCGCCGCCTCGGCACCGACACGGTCCTGGTCTGCTCCAGCGTCTCCCCGCTCGCCGTGGACGACGACGCGCTCGCGGCCGACCAGCTGCGCCGGCTCGCGGACCTCGCACAGGACTTCGGTATGCGCGTCGCCTACGAGGCGCTCGCGTGGGGCCGCCATGTGAGTACGTACGACCACGCCTGGAGCATCGTCGAAGCCGCGGACCACCCCGCCCTCGGCACCTGCCTGGACAGCTTCCACATCCTCGCCCGCGGCGGCGACCCCAAGGGCATCGAGGACATCCCCGGCGAGAAGATCTTCTTCCTGCAACTGGCCGACGCCCCCCTGATGGCGATGGACGTCCTGCAGTGGAGCCGCCACTACCGTTGCTTCCCGGGCCAGGGCGGCTTCGACATCGCGGGGTTCCTCGGACACGTCCTGCGGGCCGGATACCGCGGACCGCTCTCCCTCGAGGTCTTCAACGACGTCTTCCGGCAGGCCGAGGCCGGACCGACCGCCGTGGACGCGCGTCGCTCCCTCCTCGTCCTCCAGGAGGCGACGGGACTCGCGGCCCCGCCCGCGCCCGTGGTGCCGACCGGTGTCGCCTTCGCCGAGCTCGTCACCCCCGACGTCGAACCCGTCACCGCCCTCCTCGGCGCCCTCGGCTTCACCCGCAGGGCCAGGCACCGCAGCAAGCCCGTCGATCTCTGGCAGCAGGGCGAGGCCCGTGTCCTCGTGAACACCGGACCGGCCGCCCGGCGCGACGGCACCTCCCTCGCCGCCGTCGGCCTGGAGTCCCCGGACCCGGCCGCCGCGGCCCGGCGCGCCGAATCCCTCCTCGCCCCGGTCCTGCCCCGCCGCCGCGCCCCCGAGGACGCACCGCTGGACGCGGTGGCCGCCCCCGACGGCACCGAACTCTTCTTCTGTGTCACGGACCGCTCCGGGCACCCCGAACTCGCGCGGTGGACGGGCGACTTCGTGCCGGTCCCGCACGAACGACTCCCGCAGCACGTGGCCCGCATCGACCACCTGGCCCTCACCCAGCCCTGGCACCAGTTCGACGAGGCGGCCCTCTTCCACCGCAGTGTGCTCGGGCTGAGCGCACAGGACAGCGTCGATGTCGCCGACCCGTACGGACTGCACCGCAGCCGCGCGGTCACCAACGCCGACGGCAGCGTCCGTATCGCCCTCGGCGTCGGGCCCGCCCCCACCGACGAGGGCGCCCGCGCCCAGCACATCGCCCTCGCCACCGACGACGTGGTCACCGCGGCCCGCCGCTTCCGCGAGGCCGGCGGGCGACTGCTGGCGATGCCCGCGAACTACTACGACGACCTCGCCGCACGGTATGAGTTTGCCGACGGCGAGCCGGAGACGTACCGCGAACTCGGCATCCTCTACGACCGTGACGCGGAGGGCGAGTTCCGCCACTGCTACACGGAGACGGTGGGCCGCGTCTTCTTCGAGCTCGTCCAGCGTGACGGCGGTTACCGGGGCTACGGAGCGCAGAACGCCCCGGTGCGGCTGGCCGCGCAGCACCTGCCGCGCCGAGCGGGGCGCTGA
- the opcA gene encoding glucose-6-phosphate dehydrogenase assembly protein OpcA → MKIDLTDTTASKINKALVQGRRAIGTPAVGMVLTMVIVTDEENAYDSIKAAEEASREHPSRTLVVIKRHARTPRDRTNSRLDAEVRVGADSGAGETVVLRTYGEVSDHADSVVLPLLLPDAPVVVWWPVDAPKVPAKDPLGALAQRRITDMYAVEAPLTALEARVNSYAPGDTDLAWTRLTPWRSMLAAALDQARTKVISAAVESEADNPSAELLARWLGARLEVSVERVVTAGPVVTAVRLGTANGEIVIDRPEGPLATLSLPGQPSRTLALKVRSTSELIAEELRRLDADEMYAVALRGESGTKETPRHA, encoded by the coding sequence ATGAAGATCGACCTGACCGACACCACGGCAAGCAAGATCAACAAGGCGCTCGTGCAGGGGCGCCGCGCCATCGGCACCCCCGCCGTGGGCATGGTCCTGACGATGGTCATCGTCACCGACGAAGAGAACGCGTACGACTCGATCAAGGCCGCCGAGGAGGCCTCGCGCGAGCACCCCTCACGCACCCTGGTCGTCATCAAGCGACACGCCCGCACCCCGCGCGACCGCACCAACTCGCGCCTCGACGCCGAGGTCCGGGTGGGCGCCGACTCCGGTGCCGGTGAGACCGTCGTGCTGCGGACCTACGGCGAGGTGTCCGACCACGCCGACTCCGTGGTCCTGCCGCTGCTGCTGCCGGACGCGCCCGTCGTCGTCTGGTGGCCGGTGGACGCCCCCAAGGTGCCCGCCAAGGACCCGCTGGGAGCCCTCGCGCAGCGCAGGATCACCGACATGTACGCCGTCGAGGCGCCCCTCACGGCCCTGGAGGCCCGCGTCAACTCCTACGCGCCGGGCGACACCGACCTGGCGTGGACCCGGCTGACGCCCTGGCGCTCGATGCTGGCCGCCGCGCTCGACCAGGCCCGTACGAAGGTGATCTCGGCCGCCGTCGAGAGCGAGGCCGACAACCCGAGCGCCGAGCTGCTCGCCCGCTGGCTGGGCGCCCGGCTCGAAGTGTCGGTCGAGCGGGTCGTCACCGCCGGTCCGGTGGTGACCGCGGTGCGGCTCGGCACGGCGAACGGCGAGATCGTGATCGACCGGCCCGAGGGACCGCTGGCCACCCTGTCGCTGCCCGGGCAGCCCTCCCGCACCCTCGCGCTGAAGGTGCGCAGCACTTCCGAGCTGATCGCCGAGGAGCTGCGCCGCCTCGACGCGGACGAGATGTACGCCGTCGCCCTGCGGGGCGAGAGCGGCACCAAGGAGACCCCCCGTCATGCCTGA
- a CDS encoding histidine phosphatase family protein, whose protein sequence is MGDLLLVRHGETEWSVSGQHTSWTDLPLTQHGEEQAKSLAPLLAGRTFALALTSPLGRAIRTAELAGVYGAEAHADLHEWDYGAYEGITTVEIHRTRPDWFLWNDGVPPGPDGHPGESPAEVGERADRVLSRVGPALADGDVILVAHAHFLRVLTARRLGLSPADGRLFQLATGTVSRLSTEHGHPVIAEWNATGTSAAVR, encoded by the coding sequence ATGGGCGACCTCCTGCTGGTCCGCCACGGCGAGACCGAGTGGAGCGTGTCGGGCCAGCACACCAGCTGGACCGACCTCCCCCTCACCCAGCACGGCGAGGAACAGGCCAAGTCCCTCGCCCCGCTGCTCGCAGGCCGGACCTTCGCCCTGGCCCTGACCAGCCCGCTCGGCCGCGCGATACGCACGGCGGAACTCGCGGGCGTGTACGGGGCCGAGGCCCATGCCGATCTGCACGAGTGGGACTACGGCGCGTACGAAGGCATCACGACCGTCGAGATACACCGCACCCGGCCCGACTGGTTCCTGTGGAACGACGGCGTGCCGCCCGGCCCCGACGGCCATCCCGGCGAGTCACCGGCGGAGGTGGGAGAGCGCGCGGACCGCGTGCTGTCCCGCGTCGGGCCGGCGCTCGCCGACGGCGACGTGATCCTCGTGGCACACGCCCACTTCCTGCGCGTGCTGACGGCCCGTCGGCTGGGGCTGTCCCCCGCGGACGGGCGGCTGTTCCAGCTCGCGACGGGTACCGTCAGCCGGCTGTCCACCGAGCACGGGCATCCTGTGATCGCCGAGTGGAACGCCACCGGAACTTCTGCGGCGGTTCGCTAG
- a CDS encoding shikimate dehydrogenase, which translates to MDTYLVGLIGSGIGPSLSPALHEREADRQGLRYLYRLIDIDVLGVGPEAVGDLVRAARDLGFDGLNITHPCKQLVIDHLDELAPQAAALGAVNTVVFEGGRAVGHNTDVTGFAASFARGLPDVPLERVVQLGAGGAGAAVAHAVLTLGAGHVTVVDAMPDRAADLAAGLNRHFGAGRAAAAAPDALGGLLGRGDGVVHATPTGMAAHPGLPFPAELLHPGLWVAEVVYRPLETELLRTARAVGCATLDGGGMAVFQAADAFRLFTGREPDAVRMLADIAELAGVSGAGVGG; encoded by the coding sequence ATGGACACGTATCTCGTCGGCCTCATCGGTTCCGGCATCGGCCCCTCGCTCAGCCCCGCGCTGCACGAGCGGGAGGCCGACCGGCAGGGACTGCGCTATCTGTACCGGCTGATCGACATCGACGTGCTCGGCGTCGGGCCGGAGGCGGTGGGCGATCTCGTACGGGCCGCGCGGGACCTCGGCTTCGACGGGCTGAACATCACGCACCCCTGCAAGCAACTGGTCATCGACCACCTCGACGAGCTCGCTCCGCAGGCGGCGGCCCTCGGCGCGGTCAACACCGTCGTCTTCGAGGGGGGCCGCGCGGTCGGGCACAACACCGATGTCACCGGGTTCGCGGCGTCCTTCGCGCGCGGGCTGCCCGATGTCCCGCTGGAGCGGGTCGTGCAGCTGGGTGCGGGCGGGGCGGGGGCGGCCGTCGCCCACGCCGTGCTGACGCTGGGCGCGGGGCACGTCACCGTCGTGGACGCGATGCCGGACCGGGCGGCGGATCTCGCCGCCGGGCTGAACCGGCACTTCGGTGCGGGGCGGGCGGCGGCCGCGGCGCCGGACGCGCTCGGGGGGCTGCTCGGCCGCGGCGACGGGGTGGTGCACGCGACGCCCACCGGGATGGCGGCCCATCCCGGGCTGCCCTTCCCGGCCGAGCTGCTGCATCCCGGTCTGTGGGTCGCCGAGGTGGTGTACCGGCCGCTGGAGACCGAGTTGCTGCGCACGGCCCGGGCGGTGGGGTGCGCGACGCTGGACGGCGGGGGCATGGCCGTGTTCCAGGCGGCGGACGCGTTTCGGCTGTTCACGGGGCGGGAGCCGGATGCCGTTCGGATGCTGGCGGACATTGCCGAGCTGGCGGGTGTATCGGGTGCGGGTGTTGGTGGCTGA
- a CDS encoding tellurite resistance TerB family protein, producing MALWDRIKESASTMQTQLVAKKNDLKSGAFRDASMAMCALVAAADGTVDPSERQRVAQLIATNEVLQNFDADDLRRRFDDNLNKLTADFAFGKVSVLQEIAKAKKKPAEARAVIQIGIVIGGADGDFDKTEQAVVREACFTLDLPPHEFDL from the coding sequence ATGGCCCTGTGGGACCGCATCAAGGAGTCCGCGTCGACGATGCAGACCCAGCTCGTGGCGAAGAAGAACGATCTGAAGAGCGGTGCCTTCCGCGACGCGAGCATGGCGATGTGCGCGCTCGTCGCCGCGGCGGACGGGACGGTCGATCCCTCCGAGCGCCAGCGCGTCGCGCAGCTCATCGCCACGAACGAGGTGTTGCAGAACTTCGACGCCGACGACCTGCGCCGCCGCTTCGACGACAACCTGAACAAGCTGACCGCCGACTTCGCCTTCGGCAAGGTCAGCGTCCTCCAGGAGATCGCCAAGGCGAAGAAGAAGCCGGCCGAGGCGCGCGCCGTCATCCAGATCGGCATCGTCATCGGCGGCGCCGACGGCGACTTCGACAAGACCGAGCAGGCCGTCGTGCGCGAGGCGTGCTTCACCCTCGACCTGCCGCCGCACGAGTTCGACCTGTAG